The Armatimonadota bacterium genome window below encodes:
- a CDS encoding DUF6754 domain-containing protein — MPEKQLGAWSLDSQLLGANYWDVGWFGLLFTLMIIVFIVFNVKRAGKGQSLFIRRISGLNAIDEAVGRATEMGRPVLMVPGLSDPVNATAVQAINICAHVAKTAARFSNPIIMCAYSASMFTLAQEVIRDTYQSEGYPERFDPDSVRFISDRQFAFAAGVSGIIHREQTAAAFFLGEFYAESLIFAETANSIGAIQVASSTEATQTPFFIAACDYVLIGDEFYAASAYLTRDPIMVGSLVGQDWSKMVAIGFIALGCVNASFQQRSLAAKTEEIYNAQKSNPEELAKQLGALADEQKATFSVSRLIKADKPPKDLDMKREKAPPEPGKEAETK; from the coding sequence ATGCCAGAAAAACAGTTAGGAGCCTGGTCGCTGGATAGCCAGCTACTGGGTGCGAACTATTGGGACGTAGGGTGGTTTGGACTGCTCTTCACCCTGATGATTATCGTATTCATCGTGTTCAACGTGAAGCGGGCCGGGAAAGGGCAAAGCCTTTTCATCCGCCGCATCTCGGGTCTCAACGCGATTGATGAGGCCGTCGGTCGCGCTACAGAAATGGGACGCCCGGTTCTCATGGTTCCCGGCTTATCTGATCCAGTCAACGCAACCGCGGTTCAGGCGATCAACATCTGTGCCCACGTCGCCAAAACTGCCGCCCGGTTCAGTAACCCGATCATCATGTGCGCCTACTCGGCGTCGATGTTCACCTTGGCGCAAGAAGTCATCCGCGACACCTACCAATCCGAGGGCTACCCCGAGAGATTCGATCCAGATTCCGTCCGCTTCATCTCCGATCGCCAGTTCGCCTTCGCGGCCGGTGTCTCTGGAATCATCCACCGCGAGCAAACTGCCGCCGCCTTTTTCCTGGGCGAATTCTACGCTGAGTCGCTGATCTTCGCCGAAACCGCGAACTCGATTGGCGCGATTCAAGTCGCTTCATCTACTGAAGCCACCCAAACTCCGTTCTTCATCGCCGCTTGCGACTACGTTCTCATTGGCGATGAGTTCTACGCTGCATCGGCTTATCTCACTCGGGACCCCATTATGGTTGGCTCGCTCGTTGGGCAGGACTGGTCAAAGATGGTCGCGATCGGCTTCATCGCTTTGGGCTGCGTCAACGCATCATTCCAACAACGATCTCTGGCGGCTAAAACTGAAGAAATTTATAACGCCCAGAAGAGCAACCCGGAAGAGCTTGCAAAGCAACTCGGTGCCCTTGCCGACGAGCAGAAGGCCACCTTCTCTGTCTCGCGACTGATCAAGGCTGACAAGCCACCGAAAGACCTCGACATGAAGCGCGAGAAGGCCCCGCCCGAACCAGGCAAGGAGGCCGAAACGAAATGA